The nucleotide window GGGGGCGGCCGTCGGTTTCCTGGCCATTATCACCCGCACGGAACTGGTCCTCCCCCTTCTGGGCGGGGTTTACGTCATAGAGGCCCTGTCGGTGATCATGCAGGTGGTGTCCTTTCGCCTTACCGGGAAGCGCCTTTTTCGCATGAGCCCCCTGCACCATCATTTTGAGCTCCTCGGTTGGCCGGAAACAAGGGTGGTGCTTTTTTTCTGGTTCCTGGCATTAATTATGGTAGCGGCGGGTCTTTATATTTTAGCCATATAACCAAAATGCAGGAAGAAGGTAGAAAATGTCCTGGGACGGCAAGAAAATACTGGTGGTTGGGCTGGGTAAAAGCGGCCGGGCGGCGGCGGCGGTTCTTGCCCGCCTGGGCGCAAGAGTCACGGCCTGCGATCGCCAATTGATTAACGAAGATGAAATCCGGGATTTAATTCAAAATGGCGTAGAGCTTGTTTTAGGCGGCTATCCGGAGGTGGCGGCGCTAGGTCCCCACCTGGTAATCACCAGTCCTGGCGTGCCGGCATGGGAACCCCCCCTGGCCGAGGCGCGCCGGCAGGGGATACCGGTGTGGAGCGAATTGGAGCTGGCGTACCGTATGCTGCCGCCGGGGGTAAGAATAGCCGCCATCACCGGCACCAACGGTAAGACGACGACGACCGCATTGTGCGGCCGGATTTTACAGGATGCAGGCCTGCCGGTGGTGGTGGGCGGCAACATCGGCACGCCTCTGGTAGAGGAGATTCCCGCAATCGTTCCCAAGGGATACGTAGTCTGTGAGGTCAGCAGCTTCCAGCTGGAGACCGTAACCTCTTTCCGCCCCCGGGTGGCCGTAATCTTAAACATCACCCCGGACCATCTGGACCGCCACGGCGACATGGATGGCTACATAGCCGCCAAGGCCCGCTTGATGGCCTTCCAGGAGCCGGATGATTTCGCCGTTTTAAATTATGACGACGACGCCACCCGCTCCCTGGCCGCCAGGACAAAGGCGCGGGTGCTGTTTTTCAGCCGCCGCCGGCAGGTGGAGCCGGGGGCCTACCTGAAAGAAGGTGTACTCTGCGTCAACCTGGGAGGGGGAGAAGTCAGGCTGTGTCACCGAACGGAGCTGGCCCTGAAGGGCGATCATAATTTAGAAAACTGCCTGGCGGCCTCCCTCGTCGCCCTCTCCCTGGGAGTGGAACCTGGGCAGTTGACGGCGACTTTAAAAACCTTCCCCGGCGTTCCCCATCGCCTGGAGCGGGTGGCCGAAATTAACGGGGTTCTGTATATCAACGACTCAAAGGGAACGAACCCGGAGGCGACCATGAAGGCCATCGATGCCTATCCCAACCCCCTCATCCTGATTGCCGGGGGCAGGAATAAGGGCAGCGATTTTACTGCCCTGGCGGAGAAAATGACCGGCCGGGTGAAATTTTTGGTCCTGGTCGGCGAAGCGGCCGGCGAGCTGGAACAGGCGGCCCGAAGGGCGGGTATTGAGGATATTTATCGGGCGCAGAGCTTTGAAGACGCCGTACTTGAAGCAGTGCGACAGGCGGTACCTGGCGACATCGTCATGCTTTCCCCGGCCTGTGCCAGCTGGGACATGTTTAAAAACTACGAAGAACGGGGCGAACTTTTTAAAACAATAGTGCGGGAACTGGCGGGAAAATGCGGTGAAGGAGGTAACCGTCATGCACCGCAGGGCGGGGCCCATTGATTTCTGGATTTTACTGCCGTGCGTTCTCCTGCTGGGGATTGGGATCGTGATGATTTTCAGCGCCAGCGCCCTAACCTCCACCTACAATTACGGCGATCCCTACTTTTTTTTCAAACGCCAGATGATATGGGCGGCTTTAGGCCTGGGTGGGCTTTTTTTTACCATGCAGTTTGACTACACTTATCTGCGCCGTCTGGCCGCACCTTTCCTGGGAGTGGCCATAGTCCTCTTAATCCTGGTTTTACTCATCGGCACCACTTCCCGGGGGTCGTCCCGCTGGCTGGGAATCGGCTCTTTAAGTTTCCAACCTTCGGAAATAATAAAACTGGCGATGGTAATTTTCCTGGCCAACAGCCTGGCCCAGAACCGGCGCTACCTCAACAACCTGGTGCAGGGGATCGGCCCCTATCTGGCATTGATGGCCTTTGTTTGCCTCCTCATACTGGCTCAACCCGACCTGGGTACGGCGGTGGCCGTAGCCGGTACCACTTATCTCATGCTTACCGTGGGCGGAGCGGATAAACGCTACCTGGCCTTGTTGGCCGTGCTGGGGGTGGCGGCGGTAGGCCTGGCCATCGCCATTGCCCCCTACCGCATGGCGCGTTTTACCGCCTTTTTAAACCCCTGGGCCGATCCCCAGGGCAACGGCTGGCAGACCATTCAGTCCCTTTTGGCCATAGGTTCCGGCGGTCTTTTCGGCACCGGCCTGGGTGAAGGAAGGCAGAAGCTTTACTATCTGCCGGAAAACCATACGGATTTTATATTCGCCATTTTGAGTGAAGAACTGGGCTTTATCGGTGCCGCCTTTGTGGTCATCTTATTCTTGCTCCTCATTTGGCGGGGTTTTCAAACCGCCTTTAAAGCCCCCGACACCTTTGGCAGTCTCCTGGCGGCCGGTCTTACCATTATGTTGTCCCTGCAGGCTTTTCTCAATATGGGGGTGGTGACGGGAATGCTGCCGGTTACGGGCATTACCCTGCCCCTTTTGAGTTACGGCGGTTCTTCTTTGATCTTTACTTTAGTAGGTATAGGCATTTTGCTTAATATTTCTCGCTATGCCCGGCACTGAAGGAGCCGGACATCCGTTGGGGTGTGAAAAGCATTGCGCGTTATTATCACCGGTGGGGGAACGGGCGGTCACGTCTATCCAGCCCTGGCCATTGCCCGGGGCCTTAAGCAACTACGGCCGGAGGTTGAGATGCTCTACATCGGGACGGCGAAGGGGCTGGAGGCCGATGTAATCCCACGGGCCGGAATCCCCTTTAAAACTATTTCCGCCGTGGGCCTGGAACGCCGCCGCATATGGAAAAACATACCTGCAGTGGCAAAAGTAGCCCGGGGATTGGGGGAGGCCTGGCATCACATCCGGCGCTTTCAACCCGATCTGGTTGTCGGTACCGGTGGTTATGTAAGCGGACCGGTATGCCTGGCTGCCGCCCTGCAGGGTATAGGGGTAGTTATCCACGAACAAAACGCCTTTCCCGGCTTTACCAATCGACTGCTGGCGAAAATGGCGCGGGCCGTCTGCCTGACCTTTAATGAAGCGGCGGAAAGATTTCCCCGGGGGGCACGTCTGGTGACCACCGGCCTGCCGGTGCGGCCGGAGATTCTTCAGGCCGATCGCGGCGCCTGCCGTCACCAGTTGGGACTTAA belongs to Moorella humiferrea and includes:
- the murD gene encoding UDP-N-acetylmuramoyl-L-alanine--D-glutamate ligase; this translates as MSWDGKKILVVGLGKSGRAAAAVLARLGARVTACDRQLINEDEIRDLIQNGVELVLGGYPEVAALGPHLVITSPGVPAWEPPLAEARRQGIPVWSELELAYRMLPPGVRIAAITGTNGKTTTTALCGRILQDAGLPVVVGGNIGTPLVEEIPAIVPKGYVVCEVSSFQLETVTSFRPRVAVILNITPDHLDRHGDMDGYIAAKARLMAFQEPDDFAVLNYDDDATRSLAARTKARVLFFSRRRQVEPGAYLKEGVLCVNLGGGEVRLCHRTELALKGDHNLENCLAASLVALSLGVEPGQLTATLKTFPGVPHRLERVAEINGVLYINDSKGTNPEATMKAIDAYPNPLILIAGGRNKGSDFTALAEKMTGRVKFLVLVGEAAGELEQAARRAGIEDIYRAQSFEDAVLEAVRQAVPGDIVMLSPACASWDMFKNYEERGELFKTIVRELAGKCGEGGNRHAPQGGAH
- the ftsW gene encoding putative lipid II flippase FtsW gives rise to the protein MHRRAGPIDFWILLPCVLLLGIGIVMIFSASALTSTYNYGDPYFFFKRQMIWAALGLGGLFFTMQFDYTYLRRLAAPFLGVAIVLLILVLLIGTTSRGSSRWLGIGSLSFQPSEIIKLAMVIFLANSLAQNRRYLNNLVQGIGPYLALMAFVCLLILAQPDLGTAVAVAGTTYLMLTVGGADKRYLALLAVLGVAAVGLAIAIAPYRMARFTAFLNPWADPQGNGWQTIQSLLAIGSGGLFGTGLGEGRQKLYYLPENHTDFIFAILSEELGFIGAAFVVILFLLLIWRGFQTAFKAPDTFGSLLAAGLTIMLSLQAFLNMGVVTGMLPVTGITLPLLSYGGSSLIFTLVGIGILLNISRYARH